Proteins from one Streptomyces genisteinicus genomic window:
- a CDS encoding MerR family transcriptional regulator, which produces MESEMRSIGDMARDSGLSASALRFYDRSGVLVPAWVDPLSGYRWYGPGQLEEARVLARVRRAGLPLADVRLLLAAWSGADTELVRALLDAHLRRLEQGLADARAEFSAIRALLDDRETPMTSSGTPTAAHVTVPAAGLADALDAVRFAVGTDPALPVLGGVLFDVEGDAVRVVATDRYRLAVGEARTESHARARTTALVDAPLADAMRALLGGEGSARLTVDGGRVTLETDGGQAGGTCLDHAFPDYRRLVQLPAGRRATVDAADFGEALRSGPVRVHEDAERPGVTYEVSVVRVADEDGVVTVLGEGEGGGGDEHRVGVNRDYLLDALAAGDRDRLVLELGAPTAPVVIRRPDDAGTYSLLMPVRLED; this is translated from the coding sequence GTGGAGAGCGAGATGCGCAGTATCGGCGACATGGCGCGGGACAGCGGACTGAGCGCGAGCGCGCTGCGGTTCTACGACCGGTCCGGGGTTCTCGTGCCCGCCTGGGTGGATCCGCTGAGCGGGTACCGCTGGTACGGGCCCGGGCAGCTGGAGGAGGCCCGGGTGCTGGCCCGCGTGCGCCGGGCGGGCCTCCCGCTCGCGGACGTCCGGCTGCTGCTGGCCGCCTGGTCCGGCGCGGACACGGAGCTCGTCCGGGCCCTGCTCGACGCGCACCTGCGCCGCCTCGAACAGGGCCTGGCCGACGCGCGTGCCGAGTTCTCCGCGATCCGTGCACTACTCGACGACAGGGAGACACCCATGACCTCATCCGGCACGCCCACCGCAGCACACGTCACCGTCCCCGCGGCCGGGCTCGCCGACGCCCTGGACGCGGTCCGCTTCGCGGTGGGCACCGATCCGGCCCTGCCCGTGCTCGGCGGGGTGCTGTTCGACGTAGAGGGCGACGCGGTGCGTGTCGTGGCGACCGACCGCTACCGCCTGGCGGTCGGCGAGGCCCGCACCGAGAGCCACGCCCGGGCGAGGACGACGGCCCTCGTCGACGCACCGCTCGCCGACGCGATGCGCGCGCTGCTCGGCGGCGAGGGCTCCGCACGGCTCACCGTGGACGGAGGCCGGGTGACGCTGGAGACCGACGGCGGCCAGGCGGGCGGCACCTGCCTCGACCACGCGTTCCCCGACTACCGCCGCCTCGTCCAGCTCCCGGCCGGCCGCCGGGCGACCGTGGACGCGGCCGACTTCGGGGAGGCCCTGCGGTCCGGCCCGGTGCGCGTCCATGAGGACGCGGAACGGCCCGGTGTGACGTACGAGGTGAGCGTGGTGAGGGTGGCCGACGAGGACGGAGTCGTCACGGTCCTCGGCGAAGGTGAAGGCGGCGGTGGCGACGAGCACCGCGTCGGCGTCAACCGGGACTACCTCCTGGACGCGCTGGCGGCGGGCGACCGGGACCGTCTGGTCCTGGAACTCGGCGCGCCCACGGCCCCCGTGGTGATCCGGCGGCCGGACGACGCGGGCACGTACTCACTGTTGATGCCAGTGCGTCTGGAGGACTGA
- a CDS encoding ATP-binding protein has protein sequence MNGPEADLADILGTRESPTLEFKRTAKRDGKRGDAIGNAVCAMANDLAGSGGGDILVGVADDGTPVDGVDVSDRALLALTDLRDDGRILDRPSFTVRAAVYRGKPVVHIHVEASAALHVRFEGVVWVRPGPTTRKATREDERVLTERRRAADGPYDSRPVPRATLDDLDLDLFRQAYLPSMVGPEVIEENGRPVEVQLSSLHLATPDGVPTAVGLVTVGLDPSSRIPGAYVQFVRYQGTDLDAPVADDQELRENLVGVAARLEPLLRSNLRTRLVEEGFRETPHPDYPLEALREVTMNALMHRNYETSYAPVRIVWFDDRIEVTNPGGPYGQVNDGNFDRVNDYRNPSLAAAMKGLGYVNRFGRGIGRVQATLARNGNPPAEFQVDDSSWAVTLRRAS, from the coding sequence GTGAACGGACCTGAAGCAGACCTGGCGGACATCCTCGGCACGCGCGAGTCCCCGACCCTGGAGTTCAAGCGGACGGCCAAGCGGGACGGCAAGCGCGGAGACGCCATCGGCAACGCCGTCTGCGCCATGGCCAACGACCTCGCCGGCAGCGGCGGCGGTGACATCCTCGTCGGAGTCGCGGACGACGGCACACCGGTCGACGGCGTGGACGTCAGCGACCGCGCGCTGCTCGCCCTCACCGACCTCCGGGACGACGGACGGATCCTGGACCGGCCCTCCTTCACCGTGCGGGCGGCCGTGTACCGGGGGAAGCCCGTGGTCCACATCCATGTGGAGGCCTCCGCCGCGCTGCACGTGCGCTTCGAGGGCGTGGTCTGGGTGCGGCCGGGCCCGACGACCCGCAAGGCGACCCGTGAGGACGAACGCGTCCTCACGGAACGCCGCAGAGCCGCTGACGGCCCGTACGACTCGCGTCCCGTGCCCCGGGCGACGCTCGACGACCTGGACCTGGACCTGTTCCGGCAGGCCTATCTGCCGTCCATGGTCGGCCCGGAGGTCATCGAGGAGAACGGGCGCCCGGTGGAGGTCCAACTCTCCTCGCTCCACCTCGCCACCCCTGACGGCGTGCCGACTGCCGTGGGCCTGGTCACCGTCGGACTGGACCCGAGCAGTCGCATCCCCGGAGCGTACGTGCAGTTCGTCCGCTACCAGGGCACGGACCTCGACGCGCCGGTTGCCGACGACCAGGAGCTGCGCGAGAACCTGGTGGGGGTCGCGGCCCGCCTCGAACCGCTGCTGCGCAGCAACCTGCGGACCCGCCTCGTCGAGGAGGGGTTCCGGGAGACGCCGCACCCGGACTACCCGCTGGAGGCCCTGCGGGAGGTCACCATGAACGCGCTGATGCACCGCAACTACGAGACGTCCTACGCGCCGGTGCGCATCGTGTGGTTCGACGACCGGATCGAGGTCACCAACCCCGGTGGCCCGTACGGACAGGTCAACGACGGGAACTTCGACCGTGTGAACGACTACCGCAACCCGTCGCTCGCGGCGGCGATGAAGGGGCTCGGCTACGTGAACAGGTTCGGACGCGGTATCGGCAGGGTGCAGGCGACACTCGCCAGGAACGGCAACCCGCCCGCCGAATTCCAGGTCGACGACTCGTCGTGGGCGGTCACCCTCCGGAGGGCATCGTGA
- a CDS encoding ParA family protein, giving the protein MTSIALFNNKGGVGKTTLTYHLAHMFHRLGLTVLAVDLDPQANLTSMCLDETEIEELWENTADPVADDSSRPASPGTGRVRSGQTIADAVRPILEGTGDVAHVEPARLQDGLWLLAGSLDLSRFEDKLSNEWFKTFAGDIAAIRTTTAFHRVMEQAAEAVQADIVLIDVGPNLGAINRSALIAADTVLMPLAADLFSLKGLSNLGPTLRSWRADWQKLVLPRVPAGFSAPAAGMRPLGYVIMQPEMRLDRPVKAYERWLQRIPRVYATAVLDDKGHAPSDERHRIATLRNYRSLMPLAHDARKPMFDLKAADGALGSTQKYVQTCFREFRSLAEGVLARTVAVGDEP; this is encoded by the coding sequence GTGACGTCCATCGCGCTTTTCAACAACAAGGGCGGGGTCGGGAAGACGACGCTGACGTACCACCTGGCGCACATGTTCCACAGGCTCGGCCTCACCGTACTGGCCGTGGACCTCGACCCCCAGGCGAATCTGACGTCCATGTGCCTCGACGAGACGGAGATCGAAGAGCTCTGGGAGAACACCGCCGATCCCGTTGCCGACGACTCCTCCCGCCCGGCCTCGCCCGGCACCGGCCGGGTGCGCAGTGGGCAGACCATCGCCGACGCGGTGCGACCGATCCTGGAAGGAACGGGTGACGTCGCGCATGTCGAGCCCGCCCGGCTGCAGGACGGGCTGTGGCTGCTGGCCGGCAGCCTCGACCTGAGTCGCTTCGAGGACAAGCTGTCCAATGAGTGGTTCAAGACGTTCGCCGGCGATATCGCGGCTATCCGCACCACGACCGCGTTCCACCGGGTGATGGAACAAGCCGCGGAGGCCGTCCAGGCCGACATCGTGCTCATCGACGTTGGTCCAAACCTCGGTGCGATCAATCGGTCTGCGCTGATCGCGGCGGACACCGTGCTCATGCCGCTGGCCGCCGACCTCTTCTCCCTCAAGGGCCTCAGCAACCTCGGTCCCACACTGCGGAGCTGGCGGGCGGACTGGCAGAAACTGGTTCTTCCGCGCGTGCCCGCCGGCTTCTCCGCTCCGGCTGCCGGTATGCGCCCACTGGGTTACGTGATCATGCAGCCGGAGATGCGGCTCGACCGGCCGGTGAAGGCGTACGAACGCTGGTTGCAGCGCATTCCCCGGGTCTACGCGACGGCTGTACTCGACGACAAGGGCCATGCACCGAGCGACGAGCGCCACCGCATCGCAACCCTCCGCAACTACCGGAGTCTCATGCCCCTCGCGCACGACGCCCGCAAGCCGATGTTCGACCTGAAGGCTGCCGACGGCGCGCTCGGCAGCACGCAGAAGTATGTGCAGACCTGTTTCCGGGAGTTCCGCAGCCTCGCCGAGGGTGTCCTCGCCCGAACCGTGGCCGTCGGCGACGAACCGTAG